Proteins from a genomic interval of Brachybacterium vulturis:
- the ptsP gene encoding phosphoenolpyruvate--protein phosphotransferase, with protein sequence MAQYTGVAVSPGRVIGTIRSMAPPVAEPPAGEKLPAGADAAAEAERIPVAAAAVQASLIRLAERAAGDGKKILEATAQMAADPSLTQTAQGLVTSGGKSPARAVWEAGDQVAVMLEGLGGYMAERATDVRDVRARIVAELRGEQAPGIPEVEEPFVLTAIDLAPADTATLDPGRVLALVTSDGGPQSHTAILARQLGLPAIVAAKDIHQFADGTEVFVDAGFGTVTDEVTEEHLLLAEAWTELQKHPLTYEGGGGVLKDGTRVQLLANIGGAEDAERAAAANADGVGLFRTEFLFLDREDEPSVKEQTKAYLETFAHLKGKKVVVRTIDAGADKPLPFLTDADEPNPALGVRAYRTSWEKRSVLTNQLDAIAAAAAQSEATPWVMAPMIATVEETEDFIALCRERGLAPAGIMVETPAAALTADRHLEACDFASIGTNDLTQYTMAADRQLGSLAHLNTPWQPSVLALVKATCDGARAAGGDPESFGESANKPVGVCGEAAGAPGLAVVLVGLGVNSLSMTPRSLPTVAKVLSTVTLEQARELAATALAARTADEAISAVRAGLPILGELGL encoded by the coding sequence ATGGCCCAGTACACAGGTGTGGCAGTGAGCCCCGGCCGAGTGATCGGCACGATCCGTTCGATGGCCCCGCCGGTCGCCGAACCGCCTGCGGGGGAGAAGCTGCCTGCGGGCGCCGACGCCGCCGCCGAGGCGGAGCGGATCCCCGTCGCGGCCGCCGCCGTGCAGGCCTCGCTGATCCGGCTGGCCGAGCGCGCCGCCGGGGACGGGAAGAAGATCCTCGAGGCCACCGCGCAGATGGCCGCGGACCCGTCCCTCACCCAGACCGCCCAGGGCCTGGTGACCTCCGGCGGCAAGTCCCCGGCGCGCGCCGTCTGGGAGGCCGGTGACCAGGTCGCCGTCATGCTCGAGGGCCTCGGCGGGTACATGGCCGAGCGCGCGACCGATGTGCGCGATGTGCGCGCCCGCATCGTCGCCGAGCTGCGCGGCGAGCAGGCGCCCGGGATCCCCGAGGTCGAGGAGCCCTTCGTGCTCACCGCGATCGACCTGGCCCCCGCCGATACCGCGACCCTCGACCCGGGCCGGGTGCTGGCCCTGGTCACCTCCGACGGCGGACCCCAGTCGCACACCGCGATCCTCGCCCGGCAGCTGGGCCTGCCCGCGATCGTCGCCGCCAAGGACATCCACCAGTTCGCCGACGGCACCGAGGTGTTCGTCGATGCCGGCTTCGGCACCGTCACCGACGAGGTCACCGAGGAGCACCTCCTCCTCGCCGAGGCCTGGACCGAGCTGCAGAAGCACCCGCTCACGTACGAGGGCGGGGGCGGGGTCCTCAAGGACGGCACCCGCGTGCAGCTGCTGGCCAACATCGGCGGCGCCGAGGATGCCGAGAGGGCGGCGGCCGCGAACGCTGACGGGGTGGGCCTGTTCCGCACCGAGTTCCTGTTCCTGGATCGCGAGGACGAGCCGAGCGTTAAGGAGCAGACGAAGGCATACCTCGAGACCTTCGCGCACCTGAAGGGCAAGAAGGTCGTGGTGCGCACCATCGACGCCGGCGCCGACAAGCCGCTGCCCTTCCTCACCGACGCCGACGAGCCGAACCCGGCGCTCGGCGTGCGCGCCTATCGCACCTCCTGGGAGAAGCGCTCGGTGCTGACCAACCAGCTGGACGCGATCGCCGCCGCGGCGGCGCAGTCCGAGGCGACGCCCTGGGTGATGGCGCCGATGATCGCGACCGTCGAGGAGACCGAGGACTTCATCGCCCTGTGCCGGGAGCGCGGGCTCGCCCCGGCCGGGATCATGGTCGAGACCCCCGCGGCGGCGCTCACCGCGGATCGTCACCTCGAGGCCTGCGACTTCGCCTCCATCGGCACCAACGACCTCACCCAGTACACGATGGCCGCGGACCGTCAGCTGGGCTCCCTCGCCCACCTGAACACCCCGTGGCAGCCCTCCGTGCTGGCACTGGTGAAGGCCACCTGCGACGGGGCCCGCGCCGCGGGCGGTGATCCGGAGTCCTTCGGGGAGAGCGCGAACAAGCCCGTGGGCGTATGCGGAGAGGCCGCCGGGGCACCGGGCCTCGCCGTGGTGCTGGTGGGCCTGGGCGTGAACAGCCTGTCGATGACCCCCCGGTCACTGCCCACCGTCGCGAAGGTGCTCTCCACCGTCACCCTCGAACAGGCCAGGGAGCTCGCGGCGACCGCCCTCGCCGCCCGCACCGCGGACGAGGCGATCAGCGCGGTCCGCGCCGGGCTGCCGATCCTGGGCGAGCTCGGGCTGTGA
- a CDS encoding GntR family transcriptional regulator, with the protein MLDESKPLYIAVAEQIEDGILDGTHPEDSPVPSTNELAVFLRINPATAGKGLNLLADAGVLVKRRGVGMFVAPGAIARLRQRRRDDFSDTYLVPLMREAAHLGIEPRELIEMMETLR; encoded by the coding sequence GTGCTGGACGAGTCGAAGCCGCTCTACATAGCGGTCGCGGAGCAGATCGAGGACGGGATCCTCGACGGCACCCATCCGGAGGACTCCCCGGTGCCCTCCACCAATGAGCTGGCGGTCTTCCTGCGGATCAATCCCGCCACCGCCGGCAAGGGGCTGAACCTGCTCGCCGATGCCGGTGTGCTGGTCAAGCGGCGCGGAGTGGGCATGTTCGTGGCCCCCGGGGCCATCGCCCGGCTGCGGCAGCGCCGCCGCGACGACTTCTCCGACACCTACCTCGTCCCGCTGATGCGAGAAGCCGCCCACCTGGGCATCGAACCCCGAGAACTCATCGAGATGATGGAGACCCTGCGATGA
- a CDS encoding ABC transporter ATP-binding protein, whose protein sequence is MNAIETRTLSKHFRDVTALDGVSIDLAEGRVHGLLGRNGAGKTTLMKLLTGQLFATSGEMRVLGEDPVENAHVLSQTCFIQESQKYPDGFRPLDVLRIAGGLYPAWDQSLARELVAEFRLPEKRVIKKLSRGQLSAVGIIVGLASRAPLTFFDEPYLGLDAVARRLFFDRLLADFSEHPRTVILSTHHIDEVSNLLEHVVLLDEGRVAISAETEELQSATIEVSGRLEEVRSFAAGAEVLHLQEIGALATAAVHAEPGSAERARAAGLQVSPVSLQNYIVHRTTAAASAPVT, encoded by the coding sequence ATGAACGCCATCGAGACCCGAACCCTCAGCAAGCACTTCCGTGACGTCACCGCCCTGGACGGCGTCTCGATCGACCTCGCCGAGGGGCGCGTGCACGGGCTGCTGGGCCGCAACGGCGCTGGCAAGACCACCCTGATGAAACTGCTGACCGGGCAGCTCTTCGCCACCTCCGGCGAGATGCGCGTACTGGGAGAGGACCCGGTGGAGAACGCGCACGTGCTCTCGCAGACCTGCTTCATCCAGGAGAGTCAGAAGTACCCCGACGGGTTCCGTCCGCTGGACGTGCTGCGCATCGCCGGAGGCCTCTACCCCGCGTGGGACCAGTCGCTCGCCCGGGAGCTGGTCGCCGAGTTCCGGCTGCCGGAGAAGCGGGTGATCAAGAAGCTCTCGCGCGGCCAGCTCTCCGCCGTCGGCATCATCGTCGGCCTCGCCTCGCGGGCCCCGCTGACCTTCTTCGACGAGCCCTACCTGGGCCTGGACGCCGTGGCCCGGCGACTGTTCTTCGATCGCCTGCTGGCCGACTTCTCCGAGCACCCCCGCACCGTGATCCTCTCCACCCACCACATCGACGAGGTCTCCAACCTGCTCGAGCACGTCGTGCTGCTGGACGAGGGGCGGGTCGCGATCTCCGCGGAGACCGAGGAGCTGCAGAGCGCGACGATCGAGGTCTCCGGGCGGCTCGAGGAGGTCCGGTCCTTCGCCGCCGGTGCCGAGGTGCTCCACCTCCAGGAGATCGGTGCGCTCGCCACCGCGGCCGTCCATGCCGAACCGGGCAGTGCGGAGCGGGCCCGGGCGGCCGGTCTCCAGGTCTCCCCCGTCTCCCTGCAGAACTACATCGTCCACCGCACCACCGCCGCGGCCTCCGCGCCGGTGACCTGA